A genome region from Wielerella bovis includes the following:
- a CDS encoding DUF1963 domain-containing protein produces the protein MSDLNQFFEQNPQFDKNAWLALAKPCFDISFVEQDIHQNSSYFGGAPYLPVDFRLPETPKGTEYLFFAQINFTDLPSDNPLRSQFPQTGILSLFYQECSKDWESDDEEPFFGDENYVVAYYFDEKTERVLHQDKMNILHDGTVIHAKSITFEYGLNMPCSDELKLDFPDNKKSRREFFDLFGDYRQEKQAPDYLAGYPSFYSLGYDPTPEVENETWLPFLTLKSHNDLAWCWQDGNKLMAFIEQKALAKSDFGQIKTDAG, from the coding sequence GTGTCAGATTTAAATCAATTTTTTGAACAAAATCCACAATTTGATAAAAATGCTTGGTTGGCGTTGGCAAAGCCTTGTTTTGACATTTCTTTTGTGGAACAAGACATTCATCAAAATAGCAGTTATTTTGGTGGCGCACCTTATCTGCCAGTTGATTTCAGGCTGCCTGAAACACCAAAAGGTACAGAATACCTGTTTTTCGCCCAAATCAATTTTACCGATTTGCCAAGCGACAATCCTTTGCGTTCACAATTTCCCCAAACAGGTATTTTGTCTTTGTTTTATCAAGAATGTAGTAAAGATTGGGAAAGCGATGATGAAGAACCATTTTTTGGCGATGAAAATTATGTTGTGGCATATTATTTTGATGAAAAAACCGAGCGTGTTTTGCATCAAGACAAAATGAACATACTGCACGATGGTACGGTGATTCACGCCAAAAGCATTACTTTTGAATATGGTTTAAATATGCCGTGTTCTGATGAATTAAAATTGGATTTTCCTGATAATAAAAAATCACGTCGTGAGTTTTTTGACTTATTCGGTGATTATAGACAAGAAAAACAAGCGCCTGATTATTTGGCAGGTTATCCGTCATTTTATTCTTTGGGTTATGACCCCACGCCCGAAGTGGAAAACGAAACTTGGTTGCCTTTTTTGACTTTGAAATCGCACAATGATTTGGCATGGTGCTGGCAAGACGGCAATAAATTAATGGCATTTATTGAACAAAAAGCCTTGGCAAAAAGCGATTTTGGGCAAATTAAAACCGATGCAGGTTAA
- a CDS encoding DUF4274 domain-containing protein yields MNNETEKLILDFLKNATPAEQFNYAARSNYDDNKAGLAWLIDQPETERAVILKIYWNLGADYLTQFDDEQDVPYFVQEDWRLTRLIEARYTNGFYTNANIWYDPYDTDGGMPFEYEDIVRVREVPAEMLATINGHDFVDLEIDFEEYDEGLPSEIVNKLYALDESD; encoded by the coding sequence ATGAATAATGAAACAGAAAAGTTAATTCTTGATTTTTTGAAAAACGCCACACCTGCCGAACAATTCAATTATGCCGCGCGTTCAAATTATGATGACAACAAGGCAGGTTTGGCGTGGTTGATTGACCAGCCTGAAACGGAACGAGCGGTTATTTTAAAAATTTATTGGAATTTGGGCGCGGATTATTTAACGCAATTTGATGATGAACAAGACGTTCCCTATTTTGTGCAAGAAGATTGGCGACTGACGCGTTTGATAGAAGCGCGTTACACCAATGGTTTCTATACCAATGCGAATATTTGGTACGACCCTTACGATACCGATGGCGGCATGCCGTTTGAATATGAAGATATTGTGCGTGTGCGCGAAGTGCCTGCCGAAATGTTGGCGACCATTAATGGTCATGATTTTGTAGACCTTGAAATTGATTTTGAAGAATATGATGAAGGTTTACCGAGTGAAATTGTTAATAAACTGTACGCACTTGATGAATCTGATTGA
- the pth gene encoding aminoacyl-tRNA hydrolase, protein MNIKLIVGLGNIGSEYEHTRHNAGFWFVDELAWQMKASFKSEKKFFGEVARIARPEGDLWLLKPETYMNLSGKAVAALAQFYKIQPDEILVVHDELDIPCGQIRFKLGGGNGGHNGLKDIQAKFGTPDFYRLRLGIGHPGERNLVVGFVLNKPPAAERQLIDDAITKSLRAMPDILAGNKEEAVRFLHSK, encoded by the coding sequence ATGAATATTAAATTGATTGTTGGATTAGGCAACATCGGCAGCGAATACGAACACACGCGCCACAACGCAGGTTTTTGGTTTGTGGACGAACTCGCATGGCAGATGAAAGCCAGTTTCAAAAGCGAAAAAAAATTCTTTGGCGAAGTGGCACGCATCGCCCGTCCCGAAGGCGATTTGTGGCTGCTCAAACCCGAAACTTACATGAATTTATCGGGCAAAGCCGTTGCCGCACTCGCTCAGTTTTACAAAATCCAGCCCGATGAAATTTTGGTGGTGCATGACGAATTGGATATTCCTTGCGGACAAATCCGCTTCAAACTTGGTGGTGGCAATGGCGGACACAATGGTTTAAAAGACATTCAAGCCAAATTTGGTACGCCCGATTTCTACCGTTTGCGTTTGGGCATTGGACACCCAGGGGAACGCAATTTAGTCGTAGGTTTCGTGTTGAACAAACCGCCTGCCGCCGAACGCCAATTAATTGACGATGCCATCACCAAATCACTGCGCGCCATGCCCGATATTCTGGCTGGCAATAAAGAAGAAGCCGTGCGTTTTTTACACAGCAAATAA
- the gatC gene encoding Asp-tRNA(Asn)/Glu-tRNA(Gln) amidotransferase subunit GatC, which translates to MALTLDDVEKIAKLSRLSLDDAEKTATLEKLNAVFELVEKMQAVNTDGVEPMSHPHEVALRLREDAVVETDHAAAYQAVAPDVRNRLYIVPQVIES; encoded by the coding sequence ATGGCTCTGACATTAGATGATGTGGAAAAAATCGCCAAGTTGTCGCGTTTGTCTTTGGACGATGCGGAAAAAACGGCAACTTTGGAAAAATTGAATGCTGTTTTTGAGTTGGTGGAAAAAATGCAAGCGGTCAATACCGATGGTGTTGAGCCTATGTCGCATCCGCATGAAGTGGCGTTGCGTTTGCGCGAAGATGCAGTTGTGGAAACCGACCATGCGGCGGCATATCAAGCAGTTGCGCCTGATGTACGCAATCGTTTGTATATCGTGCCACAAGTGATTGAAAGTTAA
- a CDS encoding type II toxin-antitoxin system RatA family toxin, giving the protein MSHQTIRKTVLSPHSADKMFQLVDRAEDYPNFLPWYGHTEILFRSETELKARLHMDYMGVQQSFATHNHNIPNREIRINLLEGPFKSLHGTWTFVPLGDDACQIQFELHYELTGILTRLLTPVFNSVTNKLVDAFIKEADKRYG; this is encoded by the coding sequence ATGTCTCACCAAACCATACGCAAAACCGTCCTGTCGCCACACAGCGCAGACAAAATGTTCCAACTCGTGGACCGCGCCGAAGATTATCCCAACTTCCTACCATGGTATGGGCATACCGAAATCCTGTTTCGCAGCGAAACCGAACTCAAAGCACGCCTACACATGGATTACATGGGCGTTCAACAATCTTTCGCCACCCACAACCACAATATCCCCAACCGCGAAATCCGCATCAACTTACTGGAAGGACCATTCAAATCGCTGCACGGTACATGGACATTTGTCCCCTTGGGCGATGACGCATGCCAAATCCAATTTGAATTACACTACGAATTAACAGGCATACTCACGCGCCTGCTCACACCCGTATTCAACAGCGTAACCAACAAACTAGTGGACGCATTCATCAAAGAAGCAGACAAACGCTATGGCTAA
- the mrdA gene encoding penicillin-binding protein 2, with protein sequence MKTPRQLSGSLSYQINNRHRDFILRLVVAFVFILILFSLLIARFVFLQVRKHDEYVARATTNRITLIPTPPIRGEITDVNGIVLAQNYPAYSLEIIPNQIEGKTEDLIEALKAYVTLDEADLRRFKKFRADYRSYEKVPLKLKLTPDEASRLAAHLYRFKGVEINARTFREYPFGPLTAHFLGYIGRISDRDMEKLTENNRAMAYRGTTHIGKSGLEAFYEEQLHGSPGYQEVEKDAAGNIMRIIRSEPAQTGQTLRLSMDIRLQQEADRLMHNRRGAMVAIDPQTGGILAFVSKPNFDPNIFIDGIDSESWKALNENWQRPLINRVTQGLYPPGSTFKPFMAMALLESGKITQTSIVPAPGAWSIPGTTHQFRDSVRSGHGAVNLSRAIQVSSDTFFYRLGFEMGINRTYPYLAAFGLGSPTGIDLPGEYRGILPSPEWKAKRFAKGTEKQRHWNPAEMVPVSIGQGYNTYTPLQMAHATAILANNGVVFRPHLVKEILDHENQQITVIDPKPERILPYSQSNFNYIKHAMQRVLQPGGTAYKKIGSGLHYTMAGKTGTAQVVQIKQGEKYNAAALRVQHRDHAWFIAFAPVDKPQIAVAVILENAGWGSNAAPLARRLTDFYLLRLKRGQLSNEVKGARQTANPLLQLNAPLVKQKNSVQAAFEAVAQEKSAVQAASQPAAASTERFE encoded by the coding sequence ATGAAAACACCACGTCAGCTTTCAGGCAGCCTTTCATACCAAATCAACAACCGCCATCGTGATTTTATTTTGCGATTGGTGGTTGCTTTTGTGTTTATTTTAATTTTATTTAGCTTGCTTATTGCGCGTTTTGTCTTTTTGCAAGTCCGTAAACACGATGAATACGTTGCCCGAGCAACAACTAATCGTATTACACTGATACCAACTCCTCCCATTCGTGGCGAAATTACCGATGTAAATGGCATTGTGTTGGCACAAAATTATCCTGCCTATTCGCTTGAAATTATTCCCAATCAAATTGAAGGCAAAACTGAAGATTTGATTGAGGCACTCAAAGCGTATGTAACTTTGGACGAGGCAGATTTGCGCCGTTTTAAAAAATTTCGTGCCGATTATCGCTCATATGAAAAAGTGCCCCTCAAATTAAAATTAACACCCGATGAAGCCTCACGCCTTGCCGCACATTTGTATCGTTTCAAAGGTGTAGAAATTAATGCGCGTACATTCCGTGAATATCCATTTGGTCCATTGACTGCTCATTTTCTAGGTTATATTGGACGTATCAGCGACCGCGATATGGAAAAATTGACCGAAAATAATCGTGCTATGGCGTATCGCGGTACAACACATATTGGCAAATCAGGTTTGGAAGCATTTTATGAAGAGCAGTTGCATGGTTCACCTGGTTATCAAGAAGTAGAAAAAGATGCGGCAGGTAATATCATGCGGATTATTCGTTCTGAACCTGCACAAACAGGACAAACTTTACGTTTATCCATGGATATTCGCTTACAACAAGAAGCTGACCGTCTGATGCATAATCGTCGCGGTGCTATGGTTGCGATTGACCCTCAAACAGGTGGTATTTTAGCCTTTGTTTCTAAACCCAATTTTGACCCTAATATTTTCATTGATGGCATTGACAGCGAAAGTTGGAAAGCATTGAATGAAAACTGGCAACGTCCATTAATCAACCGTGTAACACAAGGTTTGTATCCACCAGGTTCCACTTTCAAGCCATTCATGGCAATGGCATTATTAGAAAGTGGCAAAATCACACAAACTTCCATTGTGCCCGCTCCAGGTGCTTGGAGTATTCCTGGTACAACACACCAATTCCGTGATTCAGTACGCAGTGGACACGGCGCAGTTAATTTATCACGTGCCATTCAAGTGTCTTCGGATACCTTTTTCTATCGACTCGGTTTTGAAATGGGCATCAACCGCACTTATCCTTATTTGGCTGCTTTCGGTTTAGGTTCTCCAACGGGCATTGATTTACCAGGTGAATATCGCGGCATTCTGCCTAGCCCAGAATGGAAAGCCAAACGTTTTGCCAAAGGTACCGAAAAGCAACGTCATTGGAATCCTGCCGAAATGGTTCCTGTTAGTATCGGACAGGGTTACAACACCTACACACCTTTACAAATGGCACATGCCACCGCTATTTTGGCAAATAATGGCGTAGTTTTCCGTCCACATTTGGTTAAAGAAATACTGGACCATGAAAACCAACAAATTACCGTTATTGACCCTAAACCTGAACGCATTTTGCCGTATAGTCAAAGCAATTTTAACTACATCAAACATGCGATGCAGCGTGTATTGCAACCAGGCGGAACAGCATACAAAAAAATTGGTAGTGGCTTGCATTACACTATGGCAGGCAAAACGGGAACAGCACAAGTTGTCCAAATCAAACAAGGTGAAAAATACAATGCCGCAGCCTTGCGTGTACAACACCGTGACCATGCTTGGTTTATTGCCTTTGCACCTGTAGATAAACCACAAATTGCTGTTGCTGTCATTTTGGAAAATGCAGGCTGGGGGTCAAATGCCGCACCATTGGCTCGTCGTTTGACTGACTTCTATTTATTACGCTTAAAACGTGGTCAATTAAGCAACGAAGTTAAAGGAGCGCGACAAACTGCCAATCCATTGTTGCAACTGAATGCGCCATTGGTCAAACAAAAAAATAGCGTTCAGGCTGCCTTTGAAGCAGTTGCTCAAGAAAAATCTGCGGTTCAGGCTGCCTCTCAACCTGCCGCCGCATCAACTGAAAGATTTGAATAA
- the mreC gene encoding rod shape-determining protein MreC, with product MSDQSLSFTQRGIRPVNKLICLSILSIILLMLDSRYSAVQTARRYVATALFPLQWLANQPLEWYEYSSAMFQSQNYLLKENQRLMQENTRLKLQAQQAELRGKELSDLKSLMSLQNHGLQITTAAEIISNGKEPSGSRLIINKGANHNIRAGDAVVDDTGLIGQINQVHPLSAEISLLTDSTSTIPVMVARTGIRSLLYGGSGNISLRYFPTDADLQPNDILVTSGLDSIFPAGIPVARVIQTSRNAGTPFYRVQLEPLSDSRSSKYVLILPQTELPNFQAASTPMAASVPTQP from the coding sequence ATGTCAGACCAATCCCTTTCCTTTACCCAACGCGGTATTCGCCCCGTTAATAAGCTGATTTGCTTATCTATTTTATCCATTATTTTATTGATGCTAGATAGCCGATATTCTGCTGTTCAAACAGCTAGACGCTATGTAGCAACCGCATTGTTTCCATTACAATGGCTCGCTAATCAACCACTTGAATGGTATGAATATAGCAGCGCCATGTTTCAATCACAAAACTATTTATTGAAAGAAAATCAACGCTTAATGCAAGAAAACACTCGCTTAAAACTCCAAGCGCAGCAAGCAGAATTACGCGGTAAAGAATTATCAGACCTTAAATCATTGATGTCTTTGCAAAATCATGGCTTACAAATTACCACCGCTGCCGAAATTATTTCTAACGGCAAAGAACCTTCAGGCAGCCGTTTGATTATTAATAAAGGCGCAAACCACAATATTCGCGCAGGAGATGCCGTTGTAGATGACACGGGATTAATTGGACAAATCAATCAAGTCCACCCATTAAGTGCAGAAATCAGCCTATTAACAGACAGCACCTCAACCATTCCAGTCATGGTGGCACGAACAGGGATTCGTTCTTTATTATACGGTGGCAGTGGTAACATTTCTTTACGCTACTTTCCAACCGATGCCGATTTACAACCCAACGATATTTTGGTTACTTCTGGCTTGGACAGCATTTTTCCTGCAGGTATCCCTGTGGCACGCGTCATCCAAACCAGCCGTAATGCAGGCACCCCTTTTTATCGTGTACAATTAGAACCTTTGTCCGATTCGCGCAGCAGTAAATATGTATTAATACTACCGCAAACCGAACTTCCTAATTTTCAGGCTGCCTCTACACCAATGGCAGCATCCGTTCCGACACAACCATGA
- a CDS encoding rod shape-determining protein: MLGFFTRYFSNDIAIDLGTANTLIYIKGKGIVLDEPSVVAVQSDNAGRNETLAVGAEAKKMLGRTPGSIQAIRPLKDGVIADFNVTGKMLKAFIRKVNNSKWAATPRVVICVPCGATQVERKAIRDSAQEAGASAVYLIEEPMAAAIGAGLPIEEPTGSMVVDIGGGTTEVGVISLSGVVYSHSVRVGGDTFDEAIIQYVRRNYGMLIGEASAEEIKKRIGSAFPSTEVSEMEVKGRNLAEGIPRSFTITSNEVLEALADPLSQIVQAVRNALEQTPPELGADIAERGLVLTGGGALLKGLDRLLAEETGLPVLIAEDALTCVARGSGKALDMVGKLNSVFVNNP; this comes from the coding sequence ATGCTTGGTTTTTTTACTCGCTATTTTTCTAACGACATTGCCATTGATTTAGGCACAGCCAATACATTAATTTATATCAAAGGCAAAGGCATTGTATTAGATGAACCATCTGTGGTAGCCGTTCAATCTGACAACGCAGGCAGAAATGAAACTCTCGCAGTCGGCGCAGAAGCCAAAAAAATGTTGGGTCGTACCCCTGGTAGCATTCAAGCTATTCGACCATTGAAAGACGGCGTGATTGCTGATTTCAACGTAACAGGCAAAATGCTCAAAGCCTTTATCCGCAAAGTGAACAACAGCAAATGGGCAGCTACGCCACGCGTTGTGATTTGCGTACCTTGTGGCGCAACCCAAGTAGAACGCAAAGCCATTCGTGATTCTGCACAAGAAGCAGGCGCATCAGCCGTTTATTTGATTGAAGAACCGATGGCAGCCGCTATTGGCGCAGGTTTACCGATTGAAGAACCCACAGGTTCTATGGTGGTGGACATTGGTGGCGGTACAACCGAAGTGGGCGTGATTTCATTATCAGGCGTGGTGTACTCACATTCTGTGCGCGTAGGTGGCGATACATTTGACGAAGCGATTATTCAATATGTGCGCCGCAACTATGGTATGCTGATTGGTGAAGCATCTGCCGAAGAAATCAAAAAACGCATCGGTTCCGCTTTCCCAAGCACCGAAGTTAGCGAAATGGAAGTTAAAGGTCGTAATTTGGCGGAAGGTATTCCACGCTCGTTTACCATCACATCAAATGAAGTGTTGGAAGCATTGGCAGACCCATTGAGCCAAATTGTGCAAGCCGTACGCAACGCGCTGGAACAAACGCCACCCGAACTGGGCGCAGACATCGCAGAACGTGGCTTGGTATTAACAGGTGGCGGTGCATTGCTCAAAGGTTTAGACCGCTTGTTGGCTGAAGAAACAGGGTTACCTGTGTTAATCGCCGAAGATGCTTTAACGTGCGTTGCGCGCGGTTCTGGTAAAGCATTGGATATGGTAGGCAAATTAAATTCTGTATTTGTCAACAATCCATAA
- a CDS encoding RnfH family protein — translation MAKLTIEVAYGTAQKQKLYRLQLDEPCTARQAAIAAQVCHDFPEAQPETAPLGIFGKIVPDEQLLHDGDRVEIYRPLLADPKEARRKRVAQQK, via the coding sequence ATGGCTAAACTCACGATTGAAGTCGCATACGGCACGGCGCAAAAACAAAAATTATATCGCTTGCAACTGGACGAACCTTGCACCGCACGGCAAGCCGCCATCGCCGCCCAAGTTTGTCACGACTTTCCCGAAGCGCAGCCTGAAACCGCACCGCTGGGCATTTTCGGCAAAATCGTTCCAGATGAACAACTGTTACACGATGGCGACCGCGTAGAAATCTATCGTCCCCTACTCGCCGACCCGAAAGAAGCACGGCGTAAACGTGTCGCACAACAAAAATAA
- a CDS encoding DUF1349 domain-containing protein, which yields MNFEQWQWTNPPQYFEIKENKITIQTQAHTDLWQRTYYHFQNDNAPMFQMATDESHFSFVVKTDFSESKQRFDQCGIVVYLDSENWLKASVEYENANFQHLGSVVTNHGYSDWATCEMPTHCRSVWYRLSRRAQDFRIEYSLDGSRFHQMRIAHLHAATGKIQFGIYACSPENSSFCAVFSEMALQECQWLAHDGQPPD from the coding sequence ATGAATTTTGAACAATGGCAATGGACAAATCCACCCCAATATTTTGAAATAAAAGAAAATAAAATCACAATCCAAACCCAAGCCCACACCGATTTATGGCAACGCACCTACTACCATTTTCAGAACGACAACGCCCCCATGTTCCAAATGGCGACCGATGAAAGCCATTTCAGTTTTGTGGTCAAAACCGATTTTTCTGAAAGCAAACAACGCTTTGACCAATGTGGCATAGTCGTGTATTTGGACAGCGAAAATTGGCTCAAAGCATCGGTGGAATACGAAAATGCCAACTTCCAACATTTGGGCAGCGTGGTCACCAATCACGGCTATTCCGACTGGGCGACTTGCGAAATGCCCACCCATTGCCGCAGCGTTTGGTATCGTTTAAGCCGCCGCGCACAGGATTTTCGCATAGAATATTCATTGGACGGCAGCCGTTTTCATCAAATGCGGATTGCCCATTTACACGCCGCCACAGGCAAAATTCAATTTGGCATTTACGCCTGTTCACCTGAAAATTCATCGTTTTGCGCGGTGTTCAGCGAAATGGCGTTGCAAGAATGTCAATGGTTGGCGCATGACGGACAGCCGCCCGATTGA
- the rodA gene encoding rod shape-determining protein RodA, whose amino-acid sequence MSNHKDDANWLIKFKNLFWDPLDPWLFYAVLTIYVMSMFLLYSADGQDIGRLENKTIHTILGVGLLLIFARIRPQILSNFALPMYVIGVVLLLGVHFFGITVNGSTRWLNLGIVRLQPSEIMKIGLPMTVAWFFQRYESNLAWFHYIAALVIIMIPGVLILKQPDLGTATLIMASGLFVMFFAGFPWKALLASIIGFCAAMPLIWTYGLHNYQKVRIMTLLDPSKDPLGAGYHILQSMIAIGSGGVWGKGWLNGTQTHLDYIPEATTDFIFAVYGEEFGLIGNILLLLVYTIILGRGLYISSKAPTLYSRTLAGALTMTFFCYVFVNMGMVSGILPVVGVPLPLVSYGGTATLSIMFIIALLMGIANQGKQKHY is encoded by the coding sequence ATGTCAAACCATAAAGATGATGCCAACTGGCTTATTAAATTCAAAAATTTATTTTGGGATCCGCTTGACCCTTGGCTATTTTATGCAGTACTGACCATTTATGTAATGAGTATGTTTCTGCTATATTCTGCCGATGGGCAAGACATTGGTCGCTTGGAAAACAAAACCATACATACCATTCTAGGTGTCGGATTATTATTGATTTTTGCGCGAATTCGTCCACAAATTTTAAGTAACTTTGCCCTACCCATGTATGTGATTGGTGTTGTTTTACTGCTGGGCGTTCATTTTTTTGGGATAACCGTAAACGGCTCAACTCGCTGGCTCAATCTCGGCATTGTGCGCTTACAGCCGTCTGAAATCATGAAAATTGGTTTACCCATGACCGTTGCATGGTTTTTTCAGCGATATGAAAGCAATCTCGCATGGTTTCACTATATCGCAGCCTTGGTTATCATTATGATTCCAGGCGTATTGATTTTAAAACAGCCCGATTTGGGTACAGCAACCTTAATTATGGCATCAGGTTTATTTGTCATGTTTTTTGCTGGTTTTCCATGGAAAGCCTTGCTTGCCTCCATTATCGGTTTTTGTGCCGCTATGCCCCTTATTTGGACTTATGGGTTGCACAATTATCAAAAAGTCCGCATCATGACCCTGCTTGACCCAAGCAAAGACCCACTTGGTGCTGGCTATCATATTTTACAATCCATGATTGCCATCGGTTCAGGCGGTGTATGGGGCAAAGGTTGGTTAAACGGAACCCAAACCCATTTGGACTACATTCCCGAAGCCACCACCGACTTTATCTTTGCCGTATATGGCGAAGAATTTGGCTTAATCGGCAATATCTTGCTGCTACTGGTGTATACTATTATTTTGGGACGCGGTTTATATATTTCATCCAAAGCACCCACGCTGTATAGTCGCACATTGGCTGGTGCATTGACCATGACATTTTTCTGTTATGTCTTTGTGAATATGGGAATGGTAAGCGGTATTTTGCCCGTAGTCGGCGTTCCCCTTCCCCTTGTCAGCTACGGCGGTACTGCAACCTTATCTATTATGTTTATCATTGCATTATTAATGGGTATCGCCAATCAGGGAAAACAAAAACATTACTGA
- the mreD gene encoding rod shape-determining protein MreD produces MNESETFYHKIPKKLIYISFILAILVDFIPLSGSLFYWLPEFTALILMYWAINRPQNVGIGTAFILGLLIDIGIAAPLGEHALAYIFSLYSVIHNRRQIVLYNYGIQAIVVFAALMCSEIILTLIRLRFTHHFNGWTTFLAPFVGALLWPLLNKIMVSILNFYYLRR; encoded by the coding sequence ATGAATGAATCAGAAACCTTTTACCATAAAATCCCTAAGAAGCTGATTTATATCAGCTTTATACTTGCTATTTTAGTGGATTTTATCCCACTTTCAGGCAGCCTTTTTTACTGGCTACCTGAATTTACTGCCTTAATATTAATGTATTGGGCAATTAACCGTCCACAAAATGTGGGTATTGGCACCGCTTTCATTTTAGGCTTACTTATAGATATTGGCATCGCAGCACCTTTAGGAGAACACGCTTTAGCATACATCTTTTCTCTCTATTCAGTGATTCACAACCGTCGCCAAATCGTGTTATATAATTACGGTATTCAAGCCATTGTGGTTTTTGCCGCTCTAATGTGTAGCGAAATCATTTTAACCTTGATTCGTTTGCGTTTTACCCATCATTTTAATGGTTGGACAACTTTTCTCGCACCCTTTGTTGGGGCATTATTGTGGCCATTGTTAAACAAAATTATGGTTTCCATTTTGAATTTCTATTACCTCCGCCGATGA
- a CDS encoding MarC family protein, translated as MKMNFELGKLFLALVVLINPLGALAIYLELTQNFTKRERRQVARLAAFSVLMLAVVFTLTGSLLLKILGIRIGSFQIGGGILLFLISVSMVRGGSNPAKPDIGTSENNEIQIKTPQKTDLASIAVVPIAMPMMIGPGGISAVIIQSTAAQTIQDTLLLLGADVLVAALCYLGLITADKISKWLGQTGLTIFNRIMGMMLAAVSIEIILAGARSLLPQWFS; from the coding sequence ATAAAAATGAACTTTGAACTTGGAAAACTATTTCTTGCACTCGTCGTCTTAATCAACCCATTGGGTGCACTAGCCATTTATCTAGAACTAACTCAAAACTTTACTAAACGCGAACGTCGCCAAGTGGCACGCCTTGCTGCATTCAGCGTGTTAATGTTAGCTGTTGTATTTACATTAACTGGTTCATTATTATTAAAAATACTCGGTATTCGCATTGGCTCATTCCAAATTGGTGGCGGTATTTTATTATTTTTGATTTCTGTATCCATGGTCAGAGGTGGCAGCAATCCCGCTAAACCCGACATTGGCACCAGTGAAAATAATGAAATCCAAATTAAAACACCACAAAAAACAGATTTAGCTTCCATCGCCGTCGTTCCCATTGCCATGCCAATGATGATTGGACCTGGTGGTATTTCTGCCGTTATTATTCAATCCACTGCTGCACAAACTATTCAAGACACTTTACTTCTACTCGGTGCAGACGTATTGGTTGCCGCATTATGTTATTTGGGATTGATTACCGCCGACAAAATCAGCAAATGGTTGGGGCAAACAGGTTTGACCATTTTCAACCGCATTATGGGCATGATGCTCGCCGCCGTATCCATTGAAATTATTTTGGCAGGCGCACGCAGTCTGTTACCACAATGGTTCTCCTAA